A window of Clostridium novyi genomic DNA:
TTTTATTGATGTACATAGAAAAATCTTGTGAAAATTTTATTTGTTTATCAAAACCTTTAACAGACTTAGAAAGCATATTTACAAAGGTTTTTTTATTACATTTTTTTATGTTATTATAATAATCTCTAGATAGTTTCCAATATTTTTGAGGAAAAGATAGATAGCCTAATAAATATTTATATTCATCTAAGTTTAATGGAATAATTTTTTCGTATGAACTTAAACAAAGTAATAGTATATCTAAATCCCAATTAGTTTCATATCGCCTTAAAAGTCTTCTAAAGAAATAAGCAAGATCATGTATACAATAGTCAATTCTACATTTATCAAGATCTATAATCCAAAGGTTATCATCTTTATCAAAAATTAGATTTTTATTAACGTAGTCCATATGACAAAGAGATTTAGTTAAATTAGAAAAATTAATGTCAGCTAAAGTTTCACTAGATGTTTTTGCGAGATACATAGCATCTTGAAATTTATTTAAAAACGCTTTAGAAAAGTAATCTCTATGTTTAAAAGCATAATTTGAGTTTATCATCAAGTTTTCAAAATGTTTATTTATAGACTTAAATAAATTATTACATCCTTTTCTATAAGTACTTCCGGGAATTGGGAAAAATTTAAAGGATTTTTTATGGATATTTGCAAGATTACTACAGGCTTTGGTTATATGTTCATTATAATTATATTCACACTTAACTCCATCAATCCAAGGAGTTAAAATAAATAACATATCATTATATTCAACAAATCTACCATGTGTATTGTTTGGTAATAAAGTAGGAACATTTATTTCGTGCCTGTATAGCCATTCTATGGCTGAGTAAACAAAAAGTAAGTCTTTCTTCCCAAAATAAACTTTTTTTAGGCAGT
This region includes:
- a CDS encoding CotS family spore coat protein, giving the protein MAEPAKLYDNSIFSEENIQKLILPHYNLENAEVTAIKFKDTDKQRAVYRITTDNREYCLKKVYFGKKDLLFVYSAIEWLYRHEINVPTLLPNNTHGRFVEYNDMLFILTPWIDGVKCEYNYNEHITKACSNLANIHKKSFKFFPIPGSTYRKGCNNLFKSINKHFENLMINSNYAFKHRDYFSKAFLNKFQDAMYLAKTSSETLADINFSNLTKSLCHMDYVNKNLIFDKDDNLWIIDLDKCRIDYCIHDLAYFFRRLLRRYETNWDLDILLLCLSSYEKIIPLNLDEYKYLLGYLSFPQKYWKLSRDYYNNIKKCNKKTFVNMLSKSVKGFDKQIKFSQDFSMYINKKFNLKTY